Genomic segment of Trichoderma breve strain T069 chromosome 7 map unlocalized scaffold00007, whole genome shotgun sequence:
TGAGTGTTTGACTTTTACGTATCTAATAAGTCTACTTGACAACGAATGAGGTTACCGAGCTCGTATAACCATCCAATGAAAGAGCGTATACGTACTCGATATGCCCCTGTAAGATTGCTAGAACCGCATTGCTTACTTTACGAGTGCCAATACAGCAGTACCACTGCTTCGGGATTGGTATCGGTATCTATTAGattcatcatggccaatcGAGACTAACCGGGTGGCAGAAGCGAGTATGATTTTGGTGCTCCatagcagaagaagaaaccttGCTTCCATGGAAGAGGGCGCTCGGTGGGGGGTTACGAGGGGGTGACAGATGCATTAATTCCGCCTGTTTACCCCTGTTCAATAAGGCGTTTTCACATGGCTGCCTAGCAGCATGCATGGCTACTATTCGCGATGCAACTCGAAGACTCCATGTAACACCCTCATTATTCTCTCAAGACAATAGAGCACCTCCTTTAAGTTTCGTACCGTCGCACCGTTATGTCCGGGCTTCTCCGACTTCGTGCATTAGTACGTAGATCATTTTATTCACTCATGTCCTTTTGAGATCACAGCGTGCAGGGACACCTTTGTGGGGTTACAATCTGGCTGGGTCTTCAACGGCGTCTTAACGAGAGACGAATAGATGCCGGTTTCTCTCAAGTCCCGCTCTCTCTCAAGTCCAGCATTCATACCTATTACGCTGAGCCTCTTAATTTGTGGTATTAGTTTTAGATGAACAATATTCGTTCATGCTCGACTAGATACCTTTGACTCAGACTCTCTTCGACCCTCTCAATAGTTGAAAAGAATTATGGAAAGAAACACAAACATCACAATGTATCACATGTCATACTATGGCGATGATAAATAAAGATCCTTGCGGCCAGGAATATGCCCCAATCAAGTTTGCGTCGTCGGCTAACGGCTGTTCAAACCCAAAGAAATCCTTGTCCATTTCCATGTGAGCCTGTGGAGTCTACCGAAgcagtggaagaagaccttCCGCCGGCAGCAGCCGCTTGCGACATGGCAAGGTTATTCGAGCCTCAAGTCAGTGGGGCAGCATTGCAGGCAAGCGTATGTATCTGCGTCAGATTACCCGCCGAATCTTCTTTGGGCCGTAGTTGTGGCTTGCAGCATACAATGAGCGGTGGGTTGGGTTGAACAAAGGGGCTCGTAAGATGAAGTCAGGCATTGAGGTGGCAAAGCCCTGGACACAATCTAATAACGAGTTCAAGACGACGATTACGGTTCCTACGTGGCGGCTTAGGACTCCGTGGTCTTCGATGTAAAATGACCGATGATATCATATGAGCGATCTGACTATACAGTGCATGGACTTCCTAAGGCCCTGTAGGTGCCTCTAGGGCCCTTAACATTGTGTTCTGTGGTCCATACAAGTGAACTGTACAGCGGAAGTCGATAAGCTACCCTTTGTTAGAATACCGAAGTAAAGCCTAGTTGCATCTCAATTAAATCAACGCTGTAAACGAGGTTTCttaccttcttctttgactttgtaAACAAAAGGCTCCGGAACAATACTCGGGTAGAAACTTGGAGAAATACTCGGACCCAAGTGAACAGGCGAAAGTGATTTTGGCCGCTGTATTTACATCAGTATCCACATAAGCACGCACCGACATCCAGGATCGCCAAAGGTGCCAAACCCTTGTCCAAAGTCTCCTGATCCGTGTAGCCGCATGTGATCTGCCTTGTGTAGTGCCGGACAAGGGGGGTTTGGTACCGGCAGTTTTGGAGGCAACTCCTTCTGCTGAGACTATTCGCCCAAGTAGACATTAGGGTTTCTCCTTTTGAAGTAAACGGTACAGATAGAAATGGCTTAGCATGACACTTGTATGAGCCCTTAGAGCCGGTCTGTTCTTTATTCCCTCGTTAGCGTCGGAATTACACGCCAGGCCCCGAAAGGCAGTACAGCATCAATCTTCCTCGAAGTCACCGCTACGTATGTAATACCGCTTCTGTTGGACCGAATTCGTGCGAATTGGTAATAACTCTACATTTCATATTATTTGTTGAACATTGACTCTATAGGAATAGATCTGTCATGTTGAAGTAGTAGGACAACTGAGAGTTCCTGTTTCCGCAAGTCGCTATAATTCGCTGAACTTCTTTCTCTCTACCATGACTCTATTCTATTCGACGGAATTTCTCTTCCCCATGGAGCTTCTCCAAATTACAAACAGGGATAAAGATGCACTCGCTTCGTTGGACTAGATGAAACCCCCTTACTAGCGTAGGAAGAAGGTGACTTGGCCTTACTCTTTCCTCTAGCTTACCAACTGCAGTCCGAATCAGGGCATTGAAGTTTGCATCTCCGGAATGAATAGTATAGTTACAACTGTTCATTATTCGAAAACATACGCTCAAAATTTATACACGTTGCGGATTTAAACAGAACTTAATAATTGGACAACTTACAAAGAGGAATCGAAAACTTCGATGGTTAACAAGTAAAGAGTATTCTTTCATTGCTCTGATGGTTTGAGCAAAATCATGACAGGCTATGTTGTACAAGGCAGTTTCAAAGCTTATTATATCCTACTTGAGCTATACTATAGGAGACTGCTATCCTTTCCAGGGTTTCTCATGATTGGATTCCCTGTACACGTTTTCGATACGAGATATGCACTGTTAGGCAAcaaaattaattaatacaTGTATAGCTGCTCTTCGCTCACGTAAGTTCGTTAGTCACTTGAGTTAAAATAGTGTGACTGGGAGTTTCTGTAGAGATTGATGCTCGTCATAGAAATGCCACCGAAATGTAAATTAGTTGAGTTAAAGCAGTTTGAGAATCAGATTCAGTTAATGTGACCTCCGTAAGAAAAGCCAAGCAACCGTGGACTAGTTTCGCCTGACTATCCTTGACCAGGCACACAAGATCGGTTTAGTGTGATATGCAGGGAGGCCAAAGTCATGTTGGAAGGGCGCACTATTGCTTGCCATCGTGTAACTGGTCTGGGATCCTTGTCCAGATCAGGCTCAAATCTCCAGACAGTGGGAATGCCAAACTTTATAACTCGTCGTATAACAGTCTTGGAAATCCAGACTCATCACATGCTTAAGACACAAcacctccagcacctccATTGCGTCAATCAAGTgcattcttcctcctcaAAATCCCTCAGAACccgattttctttttcatcatGATTCAGAATTTATTGGTTGACGGTCGTGCTCGGGTCTTGGAGACGCTCCAAAGGGGTTACGCGCCCAGCCATTTCTCTCACAACCTGGAGCTGATCTTTGTCAAAGACAGCAGAAgctcggcttcggcctcaATGAAGACCAAGATTGCCAGCACTCGCGAAAGATCTGCTCGTATACGAACATTGGATCCACGCACACTCATTTGGTGGGCTACGGCATTTCCGATGAGGCATTGGTCAGGAGGGAGGAAAATTAGCAGCTCCACCTTCGACGGCTTGATCAGATATGCCCCTAGATGTGCCGCTCAGGCAGCATCGTTGCTTCCAGCGGTGGCTGCTGATTTGGATCGGTTACGGCAAAAGCATGCCAAGTGTACCATGCTTCAAAACTTCCTGGGTGGTAAGCAAAGCCATTTTAGACCGTTATTGACCGGAACGCTAACCCCTTCCAGAGTTCTCAGAGGAGCTTGATACACAATGGAAACCATTTCCTATGGATGTAGAAGGTAAGCCCCAGTCTTGGGTTGAATACCTTACTTGTGAGGAGAAAGATACATGTAGCTAACTCCCATTCACAGCACTCTCAGAGGAAGGGCGATATGTCAACTTTAGCGGAGCTCGATATGAGTCTCTCCAGAGACTTcctgatcttcttctctgtggTATGGAAAGCTCACGGAAGtaccaagaagaaaaacagaagACAGCGCCGCTATCCACTGCACTCAAGATCTTTGTACCCACAAATCCTAACCAAGACGATGCGTATTTGTTACTCCCTGTCGGAGTTGGCCAAGTATGGTCTATTTTGCACGAACTTGGTGTGGTAGAGTAGACCGAAGtaatattcttttctttttagaATAATGATATGTATATAATTTCGATAGATGGAGTGGGTTATTCTGATTAATGCATTAACATAATACTCTTGTCATGACTATCCAACGCAATTTATATAGATCTACCAGTTGCTTTGTATCAGATTATCAGGGGCTACATTTATTCAGATATAACTTACATACCGGACTGATGCTGCTCAGCAACAAACCTGTTTTAGCCTAGAACTCTGCAGGTTTCCAGCAGCTCTTTTGAGAGGAGCTCCTTATCCTGTAGCTGGAAGACCTTGACGTGTAGGGACGGCAAACCTTGATCATTTCCTTTTCACTGTCGCTTCCAAAGACccagagggaggagagatcGCCGCCGGGACAAGTGTCTGATTTCATGATCAGGTCATTCGACGACGTGGCAACTCGACAAACAGGTTTTTTCTATCTACCCATCTAGGTATAGATGGAAAGGATATCATGGTGTGGTATGGGTGGCACTGAGAGGCCGCCCCCTAGCTCCAGAGAGGTGGGATGATCCTGTAATTTGAGACATGACATCGTCAAAGAACTTTTGGTAGTTTCAAAGTTTGTTATAATTATAGGCAGCCAATAACGGCATTTATGAGTAGAGAATCAACTAGTACGCCTCTTTGAGCTACTGTTAGCCCTAGTCAATGGAGTGCCAATGTACCACTCGGCTGCTCATGCAACGATTGCTTACTGCAACGTCAAAGGAAGCAGTGCCAAGTAAAGACCCGTCATAGAAAAAGCACTTCCATGTAGATTGCACATATTTAGTTTAGGTGGGTTTCAGTGAGTTGCATTAGCCACCTCAAATCCGGGGGCGTTAAAGCCTGGAAGGAGGAGAAACACCATTTCACAACACCTGCTGTAAAATTTGGCTACTTGTCAAGAGCGTCTTGTGTGGGAAACAGCACACAAGCTCTCCTCCGTAGAATATGCTGAATATTTTCATGCGACTTCTAGCTGATAATAGTTCCACTGCCATTAACAGTGATTCAACGGTACACCTGTACGGATGCAGAGGGGCAAGCGTTTGTACATGGGAACCGCACTTTAGACGCTTTAGACCAGACCATAGCAGTGCTGCCCGATACTGGAAatcgtacggagtacattcGTGCTGTCCGGCAGGGGCAATACGTTATCCAGCGGTACGTGTGATGATCATGCAGTCTTGAACACAGGCTGATGGAGAGCCTTCTGTCCGCAGACAACAAACAACGCGAGTTcagcagaagccaaagcGCGACAACAtgatcaaggccatggaATTTAGGTCAAAGGTCTCGATACACGATATATTCGTCTAAAGGCATCAATTACACAAGTCACAAAGCAagaggcaaaggcgaagATATGTCCGGCCCTCCATCCATGAATCCCGCGTTAAAGCCATGGGAACCAGAACGAATAGAAGGCCGGCGTGCAATTAAAATTTCTCTGGGGCATAACTGACGCTTCAATTTATCCACTGATGAAGGATTTGAGCAACACGGGTAATATTTTCAGGTTATGCCAGCCGcacgaagaaaagaaaaagaaaaagaagagcgaagCTCTAAGCGCGACGGCGAAGAACTTTATACGCTCTGGCGCGTGGGTCTTGAAATTTTTTGTTTCGCTTAGTCATGCAGCTCCTCTGTCCAATCAAAGCAAGGCACGCAGTGGAGAGGAAATGTTCAATGCAAAAACTTCATGTTTTGCAGCGAAGGGAATAATACGATCGAATAGCTGTTCAAAAACAACGCTGCGATGTGTAGCCAGATTGTTATTTTAGATGCGAACAACTGCTTTTGCATCACGGGCCATTCATAGAAAGTTTTACAGGACATCCTTGGCTCCCATTTAGAGGCTTTTGTTAGTTAATATGGTTTCAGTAAAATGCTTTACCACCATATACGCCTAAAATTCTTCTAAATCGTGTTACTGAAATGCCTTGTGCTATTAAGATCTCTTGAACTTTgtatcttcatcttggcttTCTCTTCAAAGACTACTGATCTGAATCTTCTGCCTCTGAACTTGCTGTTTCCCAACCCTGACTCTCCAAATCGGCGCCCTGTTCTTCAAGTTCCCAGCTGGCATTTGTATCCTCTGAATCAATCGCCGTGCGGCTGTTGTACTTCAGGTTCTTCACCATTAACGATCTTCGCAGTGGCATAAGACTGCCGGAAGGCTTCTGAGGCAAGCGACTTATGACAATTTGGTTCCCGGTCGACTCTCCAGCGAATGTATTATATGATAAGCCCAGGCGGTATGACAACGTGCACAAGGCATGTTGACGCCCCAGACTTAAATTAGGAGGAAAAACCAGCACTTCACGTTCTAAATCCTGGCGGAAGAGAACCAATTCCTCATAGTATTTTAACATTACAAGGCTGTTCATGTCAACCTGCCTAGAGAGGCGTTTGACCCTGTAGCGCCTTCCGGGCTTTTCGCGCAATTGGGTATTAATACGCACTGATGCTGTCTCCTCCGAGAGGAAAATGGTTTCATTGTTGGTCGACTCAGCCAAAAGGCTAGCAATATCCCAAGTATGGCCTTCTGGAGTTGTCGCTTGAGGAACACCATCCTCACCGAATATAGCATACCCCGGCGGCAAAAATATGTTGAATCTTCGTAAAAGATCATGGCGGTCATGAAAGAGAAGCATGACTTGTCTCATAGCATCCGCAGCATTGATATCTTGATGTTGAAAGCGTCTTAATATGTCAGAGAACTTATTGTAGCGCTTATAACCTGTAGTTTCTCGAAGATAGTCCATGTAAATTAGGGCATTGAGCCCAATTGATGCTTCAGTGCTGTCGTCTTGATCTCGAAGAGGCTTGGTCTCGTTTCTCACCCAGTCAATAGGCAAAAATTGGTTGAAGCCCTCCATAAGGTCCGGCTCCAATTCGAAAAGTTTAGTTAAAGAGTCATGAACCTCTCTAATAGGAAGCATATCCCGCTGATAAGTCTGCAAGATGTCGAGAAAGTATTTATACATGATAGGCCGCGAATGAAAATGGACTTTGACCTTACCCACATACGCCAAGGCCTCATTGAAATCGACGGGACTTTGGTGTGAGGGTCGATCTGGGTCTAGAGGTTGATCGTTTCTGGAGGGTTCTTGTGTCCTAGAAATTTTGAGCAACCCCAAGTATTGTTCTCGGAATGCTCTTAAATCCCAAGACTCCATTTCTTCCGTGACTTCCATCTGACTGTCTGCCGCGACAGTCTCATCGATCGCATCTATCCAGCCAATAATCTTGCCCTGTTGAGTACTAACCATCGATATGGTGTCGGCGCGAATCGATGTAGCATCTGAGATGGCAGGGTAATCCAGTTCGCAAGCTTCACTAAGCATATTGAGGGTTCGGATGTCATTTATCGTGTTGATTCGAGAAATGACTaaatcttgctgttgctCGCGGCCAACAAGATCTTTGGTAATCTTTTCAACGCCATCTACCAATTCTCGCAGTTCAACGATCAGATCCTCGTATTTCTTTCGATCGTGTAGGACCCAGAACGATTTGCGCTTCACCTTGGTTGCCTGCTCGTGGGCACTATCGGTGATTGTGAGCCGCTTGaaagcagccttgagctttGACACGCTCCTAGACTTGGCAACTAGCTGGACGCCTTCCTCGACCGCGACTTGTTTGGCTCCATATCGGCTACTCAAGCGCTCCGAGTCTGTGAGTAATTCTACTATGAGCTCTAGAGCTCGCTGTACCACAGCACAAAATTCGAAATCTTCAAGGAGACTGCGTCGCTTCTCCCCAGTCTCACGGATCAGTCCCATGCTCTTGCCCCAGCTCTTCAGGCGACATTGCTCTAGTGCAAGCTTCAgatcgagcttctccagatcctTCGCTTGGTTCCTCGCAGCACGAATAAGATCACAAGCATCAATGCACCCCTCGAGAAGGCCAACCAAGGTCAATACACTCGCTATGGTGCCTATTATCTCAGCCATAAGGATGCGGTGTGAATGAGGTGGATGTCctgaaaagagagacaggCGATTAATAGTTCCTGTTAGAAAAGTTGTACAGGAGAGATCGGTAGGTTGAATCAGATTGCGACAGGAGATGAGTACAGTATCTTGAAGCACGGCCGTcatcaaagaggaagaggaagcattTAACCCCTCACATCTCAACTAATACGAATAGACTCAAGACAGGCAAGACTTCGTGGTGGGGCACGTTTTATGTCATACTGGAAGTCATACTGCAAGTCTTTTCATCGAGTCAGACACCAACGATGATGTATCAAAAGTCCTCACCAACATAGCGGAGAGCCTTTTAGTTTATGGAAgcgaaaaagacaaacatGAGAATAATGATGAGACTAATGTACCCATTAAGTTGGAATATGAAACGATGATTGGCTGTAGAACATTCTAGCCTGCATCTACCTTGTGCGCACGCACCTCATTGACATCCGACATCCTCTTTCTACTGGGAAGCGCGGGCCCATCAAAGCTTTGTCTAGAAGCCtaataacttttaaaatCTCTTCCATGTTTCCCCTTGCACCGTTTTCTTACACAAACACCCCGTCTCACGCCTATTCTGTGGGCAGCTCCTCTATGTGATTTAGGATGGAGGTTGTTACTCCTGTGGATGGCTCTCCGTCATGCAGTAACATCGAAAGTCTTCCTTGGTTGATCTGCTATAATGTGATGGTGAGGCTCGATTTGTCTGATCTCAATGCATTAGCACGCGCGTCGCCAATTCTCTACCGGCAGGTTAAACAAGATCGCCCTCGCATTCTCTATGGAGAGCTGAAGACTATGCTTGGGAATACACTTGTGGACGCTTACGCAGTGTATCAGACATCGCGGCCGCCATTTACGACTGTTATCAGGAATACTGAAGTTGTTCAGCCATTCCTTGAACCCTATGCAAACAAGCTCCAAACAGAGAAGGCGGGGCCGTCTCTAGGAGACCTTAGCGAAGAGGCAATCATTGCCATGTGGACGTTTCAAACAACAATTGTCGCCCCTATTGTTGAAGTGTTTGCTCGGTGGACTCTTGGTAACATTTCGAATCTTATTGAAACTCAAGATTATGAGGTATCTTGGCCGCCGGACGGAGATGGCCCAAATGTGAGCCACCTAGAAATCGAACTGAGTGCAACTGAACGCATGCGCATCTTGAGAGGAATGTTCCGTTTCCAGCTGTACTGTCATCTTTTTGGAGCCCGGTGCCGAGGCAAACCAAGGTTTGGCTATCCATACATAGAGTTAATCGATGTGATCGGACTTGTCCATGACTTATTCGAACCGTGGGAATTTGAAGAGTTTGTGTGTATCCAATGGTACGCTCGGATGAAATGGGAGCATATTTGCACAACATTTGGCGACGAGATAAATGAGACAAGCCCTCTTTTTGAAGAGGTGAGTCCTCCACCTCCGTGGGGAAAACGGCTAAGTGCGAGTGGTAGGTTAACAGTTCAATCTCTATTCCCCATTTTgcgtacatgtatgcatcTAATAATCACTGGTTCAGGCGTGGTAGAACATGTCATCAGTGGTACTGCCTCTCGAGGCCTGCGACCCTTACATGCGATTTTATTTGTTGGAGGTGATCACGCACATCGCATCAAACTTATGCACGAAGTATTGGCATGGCCAACAGAAGAATATATCGACTTTAGCCGTGTGTCGCCGTATTGGCAATTCAGCCATCGAAAAGCCAACCGCTCGGAGCGCGATTGGAAGGAATTTAGGCGCGAACCTCTTCCATTTAACGGAGATGGTGAATCGGACCAATCCAACCTTCGGCCACCTGCAGCCTGGGTGATGCTTTGGGAGGGAAAGTACTCAAACTTACGCTTTTTTGACAACGACTTATTGGTTTGGGGGTACGTGATGTGGGACAGGGATCGAATAGATTCTACTGGAGCCGAAAAAATCACCTTTAGTGAACGCCTCGAGTCCCTGCCATTGGGAAATTTGGATTACAGCAGCTccgaagaggaagaggaagaagacgactATATAGAACCGTATTATTACTCTGACGAGTTAGAAGATGGCGAAAGTGCGAGCTTGGAGACGGAAAGTTAGGAGGAAGAGGTTCGCCGGACTAGAGAGATACCGGTAGCATTGGGCCTGGAAAGAGATATATGCATGTAGCTGGCTGTGTTTGTTAAGACGGGAGGATATTTCTGGTCACCTTGATCAGCCTCGTTAGCATTACGAGGTGAGCACGATCGGTGTGCAGCTTCACTCACACACATAGTACTGAGTAGTATTGACTCGCATTCCACAACCCATCAATAATGCATTGTGCCATGACCGTCTTATGCGGAACGGGTCGGTGAGCCCGCGCCCTTTTAAAGTTGTTTGCCATCTCTCGCTTTCAGCCTCAGTGGCGAGAATGGACATGTCGATGAAACAATCCAATACGAGGATGATCCGTGTTGTTTTACTTAGGCGCAGATAGCTAGGGACGCTGGCATTTTGAGAAACGATACATTCCCTCCTTGTTCAACGAGTACCTCTACGAGCCCCTGCCGAGCGTATCGCAGCGAGCACGCGGGTAAAGTGAGACTGGTCGGCGGTATCGTTTTTATTAAAATGTAATTGGAGGTCTGGATGTAGGCTTTGTAACTGTTTACTCACACTACTTGAGCACCCATTTGTTGGCGTCGTGTGTAATACGACTAATCACTGTGTTATGGGTCTAGTCTTTGACGAGATCGCCTGACCTTTCTTCTTATCTGTCATGCATTGTGTCCCTTACCATATACATTCATTAATCCAGGCTGAGTAATGTGCCTATGCATGCTTGTTCAGTTGAAGAATCCCAAAAATCACATCTTAATTTCCTCTAGGACTTTGTCCTTTGTTCCCAGCTATAAGTATCTTGGTCAGTAGATTATTGACGATTTGAAGTGTCCAAATAAGCTCACATATCTAGAAATAGCTTCCATAGAATGGAAAATAGTAGCCCCTGAAGACCATTGCTCAAGATGCGCGTCGTCAGTCCGCGCCCAAGCAGCCCCGATACTCCGTCATCTCGAATCACCAATCGCACAGCCTCTCCTGTAAAAACGGATTCAGTAAAACGATACGGCATAGAAAACTGCAAGTGAAAATCTGGAGATATTTTACCGTAAGACACTTTGGTATCATTGACCTGTCGGTAGGTCTTTATCACTCTCAAGGAGTTGGACACAGAATCGGATATAACAGATGCGACGAATCCTATAAAGGCCAGACGCAGTAGCCAAAGAAATAGGTCGCTCTTTGGTGGTTCTTGGATGACTTCTGTCAACAAATTGTACTGCAGTAGAGTGAGCAATTGAGTTATCAACGTGGAAGAGAGATTGAAGGGCTGAATCATACCGTCGCAAACCAGGGATAATGGCCGACGAATGTTGCTCCTGCAGTAGCAAACGCTCCCCACCACAGAGTTCCAACTCCATGTTGCTTGATGCGTTGTCGAAGCAGGGCAGTTCCGCTAGGGCCTTGTGCCTGGAGGGTAGTCTTGAGGGTGTCAACAGGTGTAAGAATCATGCGAAACCCGGCAGCGCTTAGTATTATGTATTCTCAGTAATTTGCATCTTGTGAAACGTTAGATGAACTTTTTGAATGGAAGCATACCAAAGGGAAGCAAAAACCGTCTTTCCAAGCGAAGGCAGGTCTTTCAGGTATGAGTTGGACTGCAGCAAGGCCAGAATTCCAGCATTGGCTGCTGTGTCGCCAAACCTCGCCACAGGTCCTA
This window contains:
- a CDS encoding prion-inhibition and propagation domain-containing protein — translated: MAEIIGTIASVLTLVGLLEGCIDACDLIRAARNQAKDLEKLDLKLALEQCRLKSWGKSMGLIRETGEKRRSLLEDFEFCAVVQRALELIVELLTDSERLSSRYGAKQVAVEEGVQLVAKSRSVSKLKAAFKRLTITDSAHEQATKVKRKSFWVLHDRKKYEDLIVELRELVDGVEKITKDLVGREQQQDLVISRINTINDIRTLNMLSEACELDYPAISDATSIRADTISMVSTQQGKIIGWIDAIDETVAADSQMEVTEEMESWDLRAFREQYLGLLKISRTQEPSRNDQPLDPDRPSHQSPVDFNEALAYVGKVKVHFHSRPIMYKYFLDILQTYQRDMLPIREVHDSLTKLFELEPDLMEGFNQFLPIDWVRNETKPLRDQDDSTEASIGLNALIYMDYLRETTGYKRYNKFSDILRRFQHQDINAADAMRQVMLLFHDRHDLLRRFNIFLPPGYAIFGEDGVPQATTPEGHTWDIASLLAESTNNETIFLSEETASVRINTQLREKPGRRYRVKRLSRQVDMNSLVMLKYYEELVLFRQDLEREVLVFPPNLSLGRQHALCTLSYRLGLSYNTFAGESTGNQIVISRLPQKPSGSLMPLRRSLMVKNLKYNSRTAIDSEDTNASWELEEQGADLESQGWETASSEAEDSDQ
- a CDS encoding mitochondrial carrier protein domain-containing protein, with product MAREDDVETQSRHDENTPLLVGEQSEQPRLEPQENDKKPTSWYLWRVFWAILAALVLAVFIKGWIDADGDVNFDLEKALKKALGGGLSGAAAMVLQVLLLMPLRTIMNYQYRFGTSFTSATHILYADGGFGRYYSGLGAALIQGPVARFGDTAANAGILALLQSNSYLKDLPSLGKTVFASLCAAGFRMILTPVDTLKTTLQAQGPSGTALLRQRIKQHGVGTLWWGAFATAGATFVGHYPWFATYNLLTEVIQEPPKSDLFLWLLRLAFIGFVASVISDSVSNSLRVIKTYRQVNDTKVSYGEAVRLVIRDDGVSGLLGRGLTTRILSNGLQGLLFSILWKLFLDIWEQRTKS